Sequence from the Gemmatimonadota bacterium genome:
ACCGCCCTCCGCTTCGATCCCGAAAACTTCGCGGCGCACCGCGGCATGGGGTTCCTCTGCCTCGAGCGGGGCGAATACAACGCCGCCTGCTGGCACCTCGAGCGCGCGGCCGAGCAGCGGCCGCAAGATGCTACCGTGCAGGAAGCGCTCGGGCTGGCCCGCGAGCGGCAGGCGGCCGCCGGGATGGCGCCAGCCGCCCCAGCCTACCTCTATGCGAGCGCCCCTGCTGCCGTCGTCGATCCGGCCCGTGTCTTCGAGCCGCTGCTCGCCGAGACTCCGTTCCTGGGCGCCATGGTGGTGGATCGACAGGGGCTCCTCCTCGCCGGCACCTTCGCCGATGGCGACCATGCCCGCGCCGAGGCGCTCGCCGCCATGCTGGACGGCGGCGTGCAGGAGGCGGAGCGCGCTGCCGTCTACCTGTCGCTGGGCGAGTGGCGCGGCATGGTGCTCGAGACCGACGCCGCCACGCTCCACCTCTCGCGGCTGGACGGCGGCTATACTCTGGTGGTGGCCGTCACCCACGAAGCACCCGCCGGCTGGCTGCTCCGTACCGCCGCCCGCGCCGCTGCCCTCGCGCAGCCCCTGCTCGAGACGGCCGCGTGAGCGACGCCTTCGCTGCGGTCCTCGATCGGCTGAGCCGCGTGCCGGGCGTGGAAGGCGCGCTGCTAGTCGATGCCGACGCCGGCGTCCTCGTAGCCGCCGACCTCGCCGGCGGTGTGGACGGCGGCGCAGTGGCCGCGCTCACGGCGTCGCTCTATCGCCAGACCGCTCGCGCCGCCGGGGACGCCGGTTTGGGCGCACTCGAGACCGTGCACCTCGAGGCGGAGGCCGGCCACGTGCTCGTGGCGGGTGCGGCCGCCCCCACGCTCCTGGTGGTGGCCGTGGCCGCAGTGGACGCGCAGCTCGGGCTCGTGCGCGTCGAAACCCAG
This genomic interval carries:
- a CDS encoding roadblock/LC7 domain-containing protein; this encodes TALRFDPENFAAHRGMGFLCLERGEYNAACWHLERAAEQRPQDATVQEALGLARERQAAAGMAPAAPAYLYASAPAAVVDPARVFEPLLAETPFLGAMVVDRQGLLLAGTFADGDHARAEALAAMLDGGVQEAERAAVYLSLGEWRGMVLETDAATLHLSRLDGGYTLVVAVTHEAPAGWLLRTAARAAALAQPLLETAA
- a CDS encoding roadblock/LC7 domain-containing protein; the encoded protein is MSDAFAAVLDRLSRVPGVEGALLVDADAGVLVAADLAGGVDGGAVAALTASLYRQTARAAGDAGLGALETVHLEAEAGHVLVAGAAAPTLLVVAVAAVDAQLGLVRVETQRIAAELL